Genomic DNA from Niabella ginsenosidivorans:
GCGCACCTTGCCGGCAATGCACCCGGTGAAGATACGGCACAATTAACCTTAGCCGGGCTTATCAGTGCCCTGAGAGAACTGGCCACCCTTACCGTTGAAGAGCAGGAAGCCTATATTACCCTTTTCTGGAAGCAGCATACCGTGGAGGAAAATTTTGTGTTCAACAAGCTCATCACCGGTAATTTCCGCATGGGTGTCAGCCGGCAACTGGTGATCAGGGCGCTGGCCCAGCATCTTGAAAAAGATGAAAAGGAAATTGCTCACCGGCTGATGGGAAAATGGGACCCGGATCATGAAACCCCGGAGACTTTATTTGAGGCTCCTTCCGCAGGCCAGAAAATATTCCTGCCCTACCCCTTCTTTTTGTCCTATCCGCTGGAGGGAAACCCGGGGGCCACCCTGGGCGCAATCGGAGACTGGTACCTGGAAAAAAAATTTGATGGCATCCGCGGGCAGCTGATCGTGCGCAACCACCAGGTGTTTGTATGGAGCCGGGGCGAAGAGCTGGTTACGGATAAATTCCCTGAGTTTGACCGCCTGAAGGAGCTGTTGCCAGACGGAACCGTTATTGATGGCGAGATCATTCCCTGGAAAAACGGGCAGTTATTGCCTTTTGGACAGATGCAGACCCGCATCGGCCGTAAAAAGCTTTCTGCCAAACATTTAACGGAAGTTCCCATCATTATGATCTGTTTTGACCTGCTGGAACATGAGGGTGCAGACATCCGCTCCCGGCCACTGGAAGAACGCCGGATGCTGCTTTCCCAGTTGCTGAACCAGCCTTCTGTAAATTCAGTGCTGCAGTTATCCCGGTTACTGGATCTGAAAAGCTGGGAAGAGGCCGCCCGCTTCCGCACAAATGCCCGGGATTATTCCTGTGAAGGGCTGATGATCAAACGCATCAACAGCCCCTACGAAACAGGAAGACGCAGGGGCAACTGGTGGAAATGGAAAACCGAGCCTATGACGGTTGATGCAGTGCTGATCTATGCCCAGGGCGGTTCCGGCAGAAGGGCGAATTTATTTACGGATTATACCTTTGCGGTGTGGGACAATGACCGGCTGGTTCCTTTTACAAAAGCCTATTCCGGGCTCACCGATAAAGAAATTTACAGGCTGGACCGCTGGATTAAAGCGCATACCCTTGAAAAATTTGGACCCGTAAGAAGCGTAGAACCGCAGCTGGTCTTTGAAATAGCCTTTGAAGGGATTCAGGAAAGCAAGCGGCATAAATCAGGCGTGGCGTTGCGGTTTCCCAGAATCCTGCGCTGGCGCGAGGATAAGCCCGCCACAGAAGCCAATACCCTGGCAGACCTGGCGGCATTACTATAACCCGCTTCTGTTATCAGGAAAAATGCTAATCTCTTTCAGACATTAAAACCACAAAAACGAATGTCGTAGTAAGGCAACAGTAAGCATTTTCATTTATGCGTGCGATAACCGGTTTATTGAATCCGATCATTCGGATAATAAATCCCTTCCAACCCTTAGGGTTGACCAAAAAGCAATGTCAGCCAGCTTGACGAAGGCTAAAAAAAGGTGCTACAAAGCCGCTGACAGCAGTAATTGCTATTGTGTTCCGAAATTGCAAAACCCATCATCAACAACCCGCTTCGCAGCCTTCCGGAATGATAACCGGCTCAACAGCCGCCCTTTTTATTTTTGAAGGAGTAACTCTTACAGGCTGATACCGCATTATGAAAATAATACACAACCCCAGGCCGATAAACGAAAGACCGGCCCCTACCAATGAAGGATAATTATAATCATAGCCCTGCTTTAACGGAATGCCGCCCAGGAAAGCGCCTATGGAATTGGCAATATTAAAGGCAGCCTGCATCACTGCTGCGGCCATCATTTCCGATTTCTTTGCAGAACGGATCATCATAATGTTTACAGGCGTTCCAATGGACATAGATAAGGCGCCGCAAATAAATGTCAGTATTAATGCGGTCACCTGGTTGCCGGAAAAAAAGAAAACGATCATCAGTGCCATCACCATCAGCAATAATAATATTGCCGATGCCTTTGCCGGGCGCATATGGTCTGCCATATAACCACCTGTCAGATTGCCCAGCACCATACCGCCCCCTGCAAGAACCATAATAGCAGACATGGAGTTCTTGCTGAACCCTGCAACATTTGTCATTAACGGTGCTATATAGCTAAACCAGGCAAACAACCCGCCAAAGCCAATAGCCGTTATGGCAATGATGAGCCAGGATTTTTTCGTCATCAGAAACTGCAGATCCTCTTTAAGGCTGGTTGTTTTCTGACTGGGCAAAGCGGGCAGCCAAAGTTGCAAAAACAGGATGGTAAATGCACCAATTGCTGCAACAACGCCAAACGCATACCGCCAGTTTAAGTGGTGCCCTATATAAGTCACCAATGGAACCATTGCAAGATTGGCAACGGTTAGCCCGGCAAACATCATAGAAATGGCCTGCGCCTGCTTTCCTTCTTTTGCCAGGCGCGATGCCACAATAGTGCCCACCCCAAAGAACGCCCCGTGCGGCAGGCCGGAAAAAAACCGGGCCAGGAACAAGGTATAAAAACCGGGCGATAAGGCAGAAAGACCATTGAATAACGTAAACAGGATCATCAACCCGATCAGTATCTTTTTTGGCGGGAACCGCGAAGACATGCCTACCAGCAGCGGCGCGCCGATCACCACACCCAGCGCATAGGCTGAGATCAGGTA
This window encodes:
- a CDS encoding ATP-dependent DNA ligase, with product MKDFVQLFQEIDSSTKTSVKVAALVKYFRQATDRDLLWAITLLIGNRPRRPVTTTNLRLWMARLTGLPLWLIEDSYYIVGDLAETLAHLAGNAPGEDTAQLTLAGLISALRELATLTVEEQEAYITLFWKQHTVEENFVFNKLITGNFRMGVSRQLVIRALAQHLEKDEKEIAHRLMGKWDPDHETPETLFEAPSAGQKIFLPYPFFLSYPLEGNPGATLGAIGDWYLEKKFDGIRGQLIVRNHQVFVWSRGEELVTDKFPEFDRLKELLPDGTVIDGEIIPWKNGQLLPFGQMQTRIGRKKLSAKHLTEVPIIMICFDLLEHEGADIRSRPLEERRMLLSQLLNQPSVNSVLQLSRLLDLKSWEEAARFRTNARDYSCEGLMIKRINSPYETGRRRGNWWKWKTEPMTVDAVLIYAQGGSGRRANLFTDYTFAVWDNDRLVPFTKAYSGLTDKEIYRLDRWIKAHTLEKFGPVRSVEPQLVFEIAFEGIQESKRHKSGVALRFPRILRWREDKPATEANTLADLAALL
- a CDS encoding MFS transporter; its protein translation is MNKKLFPLALGGLGIGTTEFVIMGLLPDVAGSLGITIPVAGYLISAYALGVVIGAPLLVGMSSRFPPKKILIGLMILFTLFNGLSALSPGFYTLFLARFFSGLPHGAFFGVGTIVASRLAKEGKQAQAISMMFAGLTVANLAMVPLVTYIGHHLNWRYAFGVVAAIGAFTILFLQLWLPALPSQKTTSLKEDLQFLMTKKSWLIIAITAIGFGGLFAWFSYIAPLMTNVAGFSKNSMSAIMVLAGGGMVLGNLTGGYMADHMRPAKASAILLLLMVMALMIVFFFSGNQVTALILTFICGALSMSIGTPVNIMMIRSAKKSEMMAAAVMQAAFNIANSIGAFLGGIPLKQGYDYNYPSLVGAGLSFIGLGLCIIFIMRYQPVRVTPSKIKRAAVEPVIIPEGCEAGC